The following DNA comes from Labrus mixtus chromosome 8, fLabMix1.1, whole genome shotgun sequence.
ATCTTTCCACCAACATTCATTTttcccaacatgttttcatatgAAGATTTCGTAACCATTTCGTCAGTCCATTCCTTCACAGTGGGGCGCCGGGGGTCCTTCCAATTTCGCAGTATAATTCTCGCGGCTGTGATAAATCCAACctttaaaatgctaaattttGGATTTGTTACGTTAGGCACCAATGACTTGTCACAAAGGAGGCAAAGCCTTGGGTGCACTGGGAGAGTGACACCAATCCAATCCCCCAGTATCTCCAAAATACTACACCAAAATGGATGCACCATAGCACATTCCCAGATCATATATATTGTAAATATGTGCCCAAGTCGTTCTTACACTTCCAGCACTGATTGCTATCAGCAATTCCCATCCCATGTACTCTAgttggtctttttttaaacttaaagctTGACTCTTTCCTTCCGAGTTTTGGAAATACTTCCCCGCTCTGTATTTAACCATCTCTGTTCCACCACAGGTAAAGTCTGGTGGATGCTGATGCTGTTTCTAcgtctcctcgtcctcctgctggcCGGCTTCACCCTCTACGCCGACGAGCAGGACCGATTCATCTGCAACACCATCCAGCCCGGCTGCTCCAACGTGTGCTTCGACGTCTTCTCCCCCGTGTCCGTCTTCCGCCTCTGGCTCTTCCACCTCATCCTCCTCTGTCTTCCCCATGTGCTGTTTGCCACCTACGTCGTGCACAAAGTCATGTCGGTGTATTATCCGAGCGTTGgaggtttcttcttcttcgacAGGAGCCGAGGAGGTTCCACTTTAGAGAACTCGAGCTCCTCCAGAGAGCTGTCCTTACACAAAGCTCCGATTCATGAACTTCCCCGAGAATGGGGAGTGCCGCGTTTCTACTGCGCCTACCTCCTGGTTGTAGTTCTGCGGATCCTCCTGGAAGTGTTTTTCAGCGCCGGGCAGTTTTTCCTCTTTGGTTTGTCCATGCCGAAGAGCTTCCTCTGCTACGAGGCGCCCTGCACATCCGGGGTGGAGTGCTACATCTCCAAACCGACGGAGAAGACGCTGATGCTCAACTTCATGCTCGGCGTCTCCTCCCTGTCCGCTCTGCTGAGTTTCTTTGACCTGGTGAGCTCGGTGAAGGCCATggtgagctggaggaggagacgggAGATGCTCCTGGAGGAGATGAGTAAAGCAGGCGAGCAAAGCAGCGTGTTCACGGCCACTACCAACGAAGACAGCGACGTTCTTCTAACCAGAAGGATCAGCCTGAGTGGAAGCTCAAAGAGCGCCGTGAAAGatgagaaaaatgcaaaaatcgACGGTGAAACTTTCACAAACCCGGCAGAGTCCACCCAGGACCACACGCCCGAAAACAAAGACATATCGCTCTCTCCCACTCCAGTACCGACTCACTTTGTCCCCCACAGCCACCTCAGACCTCCGATGTCCCCGCGCCCCGATAGGATACCGCCGCTGAACCCCCGGGCGCCAACACCCGTAGGGGTCAAAAAACTGGGCCAGTTCACTCCAGCTGCAGCAAACTCAGGCCAACAGTCGGACAGCAGTGACTCTCAGGACAAGAGGGCATGGGTGTGATTCACTACAATGTGTCACTGTTGTTGGAGAACATCTGCTGTGAAAAGATCCAGATGTTTTGCCTTCAGCTTTAAGCAGGTTGTTCTAAATCACCGTTGGAGGCTATTCCTACAAAATGGTGATAACTGTGATTAATACATTGTCAGTTCTCTTGAGACAATCTGGACCCAACAGGCGGcaatttaaaaacactaaaGCTGTGAAGCTTGTGGGAACTGAGCTGTGGAGCAGAACTGCtgggtggaaacggggctttacAATCTTCGGTGATCAGAGGCAATAAATGGTTAAAACGATTCAGCAagggcgccggatagcctagccGTTATAGTCGCGTTActgtgtctcttcagctgtcctacaCACTCTATCATCCATTAAAGGCAATAatggtccaaaaaaaaacaattcagagCTCACACCCAGGAGGCACAACTCATacaacaaaaagtcaaagttgAGGTTTTGTTTTCAGCCCACCAGATGATTTGTATCTAAACTACACCAAAGTTTTTCACCCTGAACGACACCCTGATCTGGAACCGGGCGCGTGACAAAGCTTCACTATTTGTTGACCTGAGTTGGACATTTATAGGACGGCAAATGAGAATTATGCAAACGTACGATATCAGGATGCGTTGTTTAAAGCACAAGTTCATAAACAGAGCTGTTGTATTATCAAGTAAAATGAGCTGGGATCTGACTAATCAGCGAGCTGTTTTGAtgattactttcttttttttttataaacaagtAATCAGTTTTCTACGACAGAGGATTCGGGCCatgttaaattattatttttttttaattccaagattaaactcgtaaatttacgagaataaagttgtaaatttacgagaatgaAGACTTTAATcccgaaataaaaaaaaattagataaatttaacgtggccctaatcctccgtagTTTTGTAAGTTTGATATGCAgggtgtctttgtttttggattAACCCAGAGAGGATCACTTTAAGCtccttgttttggttgacttggGTTTCAAGTCAAAGGAGTTTGACTCAATAATAATGATGCACCCTGTCTGctagatgatttatttattgctaTAACAATAAAAAGAGTAATAAAAAGTGAgataccgtaaaacttcaaatagaAGCCCATCCCAAGTCTTGAACAGcgcattttgtcttttctcccaGCAGTCTTTGCAGCTCAAATCTGCTACAAAAACAGGTTCCTCTTCTGAAGCACAACTCAGGTTTTTATTGAATGTTATTAACGGTTTAAGGTTAGGAGAGATGGGCTGTGTTACAACGCAGGAACAAATGAGGGATTTAACTTATTttgtacagatgttttttttttcggtgtAAATTTACAATTTCTACACATCTTTCCTGTGGACAAATTATTGATTGAATAATTAAAGGTATCGAGGACTGTCCCAAATAAAAGCTGGGTCATCTTT
Coding sequences within:
- the LOC132978483 gene encoding gap junction delta-4 protein-like, translated to MMGATDLLFITVSQNVSFMGKVWWMLMLFLRLLVLLLAGFTLYADEQDRFICNTIQPGCSNVCFDVFSPVSVFRLWLFHLILLCLPHVLFATYVVHKVMSVYYPSVGGFFFFDRSRGGSTLENSSSSRELSLHKAPIHELPREWGVPRFYCAYLLVVVLRILLEVFFSAGQFFLFGLSMPKSFLCYEAPCTSGVECYISKPTEKTLMLNFMLGVSSLSALLSFFDLVSSVKAMVSWRRRREMLLEEMSKAGEQSSVFTATTNEDSDVLLTRRISLSGSSKSAVKDEKNAKIDGETFTNPAESTQDHTPENKDISLSPTPVPTHFVPHSHLRPPMSPRPDRIPPLNPRAPTPVGVKKLGQFTPAAANSGQQSDSSDSQDKRAWV